Proteins encoded by one window of Salvia splendens isolate huo1 chromosome 5, SspV2, whole genome shotgun sequence:
- the LOC121804537 gene encoding scar-like domain-containing protein WAVE 5 — protein sequence MPLLRAEVRNEYALGAPELYREANKDEPKDILEGVAVAGLVGVLRQLGDLAEFAAEVFHGLQEEVTITTARSHKLMARVRRVESSLSPLEKALLAQRSHLHFAYTSGSNWHTRIRCEQNHFIYSDVPQFITESYEDCCHPPCLHMLDRFDAGGPGSCLKRYSDPTFFKRASVTSGEASIDKISKEKKARKAKKRRSRPRNEEMSRDASFSCNNTRTPFTQQSIGGGHISPTQTASTYDTMIRSDLGEQSNLDLRNRSGYIEGDFRPSYSVEPESRDSISSAVKRHENDFLDYSFLEEKVTDVYDTIEVGTQEQPGCSSSSIAWEEKRKSFEPTLQELNIDGVVQEYNHNRQLESFSLNLDMETLGVGDKCPDFEIVDQMIEQSFNEADGEAEEESGNVHPDDIESETDNFMDALNTIESESETDLDSTRKQVAEHQSKMKEKREDDDECGLRRLDLECQSSCPESDVMASSPLINGNHSSHGHSIIPMPQKSSYATDFIDDASPEDDLNSVSLMNKDLESSQRSGGSATPVRPKSNDAHGNDNVDAENYNEVVPSTVSSNYGDGRPAPIIDETAKSLKSQNHGSFELNLECQPSSPESNAVASSPLANGSCGHTLIPTSQKSLHATDCVASEASREDDVNTIPEMNNSLQSSQRSEDALSSGHPKSSGSHENGVVGAGMYVESVSSTVSSNLRDGRPRPVTDGTRKSSESHGHVPEISNVTPVSFWTNGGLLGLRPSKPPDCSVQNALPQDPEYKKDVNNNSSIPHFIRSDSSGKPDQLETSRSIEEDLEMDISSHEYHESGMNVRKASWKISPADLEINLGKFGDSLYQHNAKTTGSNVPAPGSSMPANSAHQENSTNSCRIFELSNRLLTNGSNQKSLPGGSGNTYSAGSKNANDFELKNYRSVENDMFSGRSKELFGGKSPILSPSSSPPLEHMKISFQPINGFESSKLKLKFPDGKNINGSGSDIYPSFQLVPDVSIPRYNVGSDSDADTFYRSSPSLSDDCQSNQSESNSEQWESSESPTSKDRDLYDALHRISLTESVSEDGKANQENIPANLGVQFPFIDNGVQKSESCRSFDLQSSSTINNSFRKERIDTNPKYLVEPQFLPSSALPPLPPFQWRGTTSMDDKSDAMPERSYYALDLTRSASTISQPKPAPFSEDQIDTTNLQKSKLSSQKSNGQRPTSQSKSTDENDFLHQIRTKSFSLRPTMTTRSIAPSGAPATVQVNAILEKANAIRQAVASDAEDDGTWSDA from the exons ATGCCGCTCCTGAGAGCGGAGGTCAGGAATGAGTACGCGCTTGGAGCGCCGGAGCTCTACAGAGAGGCCAATAAGGACGAACCCAAGGATATTCTCGAAGGAGTCGCCGTCGCCGGCCTCGTCGGCGTCTTACGTCAGCTCGGTGATCTCGCTGA GTTTGCAGCAGAAGTTTTTCATGGGTTGCAGGAAGAAGTGACCATTACAACTGCTAGAAGCCATAAGTTGATGGCACGTGTTCGACGAGTTGAATCTTCCCTTTCTCCGCTTGAGAAGGCTTTACTGGCTCAAAGGAGTCACTTACACTTTGCCTATACGTCTG GTTCCAATTGGCATACGCGGATCCGATGTGAACAAAATCATTTTATATACAGTGACGTGCCCCAATTCATCACAGAATCTTATGAAGACTGCTGTCACCCACCTTGTTTGCATATGCTTGATAG GTTTGATGCTGGTGGTCCTGGATCATGCTTGAAAAGGTATTCAGATCCAACTTTTTTTAAGAGAGCATCAGTGACATCTGGTGAAGCTAGTATAGACAAGATTTCAAAAGAAAAGAAGGCTCGCAAGGCTAAG AAAAGGAGGTCACGTCCCAGGAATGAGGAAATGTCAAGAGATGCATCATTTTCTTGTAACAATACCAG AACACCATTCACTCAGCAGAGCATTGGTGGTGGACATATTTCCCCTACTCAAACAGCATCAACATATGATACTATGATTAGATCAGATTTGGGTGAGCAGTCAAATTTGGATTTAAGAAATCGGTCTGGCTACATTGAAGGTGATTTCCGTCCAAGTTACTCAGTGGAACCTGAATCAAGAGATTCCATTTCTTCTGCAGTAAAGAGGCACGAGAATGATTTTCTAGATTACAGTTTCCTTGAGGAAAAAGTTACAGATGTGTATGATACTATTGAAGTGGGCACTCAAGAGCAGCCTGGATGTAGTTCATCTTCTATCGCTTgggaagaaaagagaaaatcaTTTGAACCTACATTACAAGAGTTGAATATTGATGGCGTGGTACAGGAATATAATCATAATAGACAGTTAGAATCATTTTCTCTGAATTTGGACATGGAAACGCTTGGAGTTGGAGATAAGTGTCCAGATTTTGAAATTGTTGACCAAATGATTGAGCAGTCTTTTAATGAAGCTGATggtgaagcagaagaagaaTCCGGTAATGTTCATCCAGATGACATAGAAAGTGAAACTGATAATTTTATGGATGCACTTAACACCATCGAATCTGAATCAGAAACCGATTTAGACAGCACAAGAAAGCAAGTTGCAGAGCATCAATCTAAGATGAAGGAGAAaagagaagatgatgatgagtgTGGGCTCAGAAGGCTCGATTTGGAATGCCAATCTTCATGTCCAGAATCTGATGTTATGGCCAGCAGTCCTCTGATCAATGGTAATCACAGTTCTCATGGACATAGTATAATTCCAATGCCTCAAAAGTCCTCTTATGCGACTGACTTTATTGATGATGCATCACCAGAGGATGATCTTAACTCAGTATCCCTGATGAACAAGGACTTAGAATCATCTCAAAGAAGTGGCGGTTCAGCCACTCCAGTCCGCCCCAAGAGCAATGATGCTCATGGCAATGATAATGTTGATgctgaaaattacaatgaagtTGTTCCATCCACTGTATCATCTAACTATGGAGATGGAAGGCCAGCCCCGATTATTGATGAGACAGCGAAAAGTCTGAAATCTCAAAATCATGGAAGTTTTGAGCTTAATTTGGAATGTCAACCTTCAAGTCCTGAATCTAATGCTGTGGCGAGCAGTCCTCTGGCCAATGGTAGTTGTGGACATACTCTCATCCCAACATCTCAGAAGTCTCTTCATGCAACTGACTGTGTTGCTAGTGAAGCATCGCGAGAAGATGATGTGAACACAATCCCCGAGATGAATAATAGTTTACAATCATCCCAAAGGTCAGAAGATGCTCTGAGTTCAGGCCACCCAAAAAGCAGTGGTTCTCATGAAAATGGTGTTGTTGGTGCTGGCATGTATGTCGAATCTGTTTCATCCACTGTATCATCTAACTTGAGAGATGGAAGGCCAAGACCGGTTACTGATGGAACAAGGAAAAGTTCAGAATCTCACGGACATGTGCCAGAAATTTCTAATGTCACTCCAGTTTCATTCTGGACAAATGGTGGCTTGCTCGGACTCCGGCCATCAAAACCGCCAGATTGCAGTGTACAGAATGCTCTTCCTCAAGATCCAGAGTATAAGAAGGATGTGAATAATAATTCTTCTATCCCGCATTTCATTCGTAGTGATAGTTCAGGTAAACCAGATCAACTAGAGACATCCAGAAGCATTGAAGAGGACCTCGAAATGGATATTTCCAGCCATGAATACCATGAAAGTGGTATGAATGTTAGAAAGGCATCTTGGAAAATATCACCTGCCGACTTAGAAATTAATCTTGGAAAGTTCGGTGATTCACTTTATCAGCACAATGCCAAAACTACAGGATCAAATGTGCCCGCACCTGGAAGTTCTATGCCTGCAAATTCAGCTCATCAAGAAAATAGCACAAACTCATGTCGGATATTTGAACTCAGCAATAGATTGCTTACGAATGGATCTAACCAAAAATCATTGCCTGGTGGGAGTGGCAACACTTATTCTGCAGGCTCCAAAAATGCTAATGATTTTGAGCTGAAAAATTATCGAAGTGTGGAAAATGACATGTTTTCTGGAAGAAGTAAAGAACTCTTTGGTGGTAAATCTCCTATATTATCACCATCGTCATCACCTCCACTGGAGCACATGAAAATATCATTCCAACCAATAAATGGATTTGAAAGTTCGAAGCTGAAGTTGAAATTCCCtgatgggaagaatatcaatgGAAGTGGTAGTGACATATACCCTTCATTTCAGTTGGTTCCAGATGTGTCTATTCCTCGGTACAATGTTGGTTCGGACTCTGATGCTGACACATTCTACCGATCATCACCTTCATTGTCAGATGATTGCCAAAGCAATCAGTCAGAATCAAATTCTGAGCAGTGGGAGTCAAGTGAATCTCCAACTAGCAAGGACCGTGATTTATATGATGCCCTTCACCGAATCTCCCTGACAGAATCTGTTTCAGAAGATGGGAAGGCAAACCAGGAAAATATCCCTGCCAACTTGGGAGTTCAATTTCCTTTCATCGATAATGGGGTTCAAAAGTCTGAGTCTTGTCGTTCATTTGATCTTCAAAGTTCAAGTACCATAAATAACTCGTTCAGAAAGGAAAGGATTGATACCAACCCTAAGTACCTTGTGGAGCCACAATTCTTGCCTTCTTCTGCTCTACCGCCTCTCCCTCCTTTTCAGTGGCGAGGTACGACGTCTATGGATGACAAGTCTGATGCAATGCCTGAACGCTCCTACTATGCTCTTGATCTTACACGCTCAGCCTCAACCATATCTCAGCCGAAACCAGCCCCCTTTAGTGAAGATCAAATTGACACCACTAATTTGCAGAAAAGCAAG CTCAGTTCACAAAAGTCAAATGGACAAAGACCAACAAGCCAGAGCAAGAGCACAGATGAAAATGACTTTCTGCACCAAATCAGAACAAAA TCTTTTAGTCTGAGACCAACCATGACGACAAGATCAATCGCACCATCTGGGGCCCCTGCCACTGTCCAAGTCAATGCAATTTTAGAGAAGGCAAACGCAATTCGccag GCTGTTGCAAGTGATGCTGAAGATGATGGAACATGGAGTGACGCATAA